The genomic interval GTGGCCTGGGATGCACTTGGGCCTTTGCCGTTCTTTTCGATCGTCACCCGGAAGGATTCAAGGCTGAAAGGTTCCTCTAACTGCCCGGTCGCCTTCTTTATTAAAAGCTCCAAGGACCCCTCGGCGGCCTCGAATTCATATCCCTGATCCTCCAGACGCTTTATCTCCTCAACGATTTTCCGGCTCGTGTATCCGTTCCCGCCCAGCTTGATGTCCATCTCCTGGGTCTTGTACTCGATGTTGCTCTTCCCGGAGAGATCCGATACCAGGACCCTGCGGCGGTTTCCCACCAACTCAGGTTCCATGTGTTCGTATGCCACTGGGTTTTTGAGGATGGCGCTCACGTGGACACCGCCCTTGTGGGCGAAGGCGCTTTTGCCTACAAAGGGCCGCTGATTGAAAGGAGGCACGTTGGCGATTTCGCTCACATAGCGGGAGAGTTCCGTAAGCTTCCTGAGGTTTTCAGTAGGCAGCACCTCATAGCCCATCTTGAACTGAAGGTTACCCACGACGGCGATCAGGTCCACATTTCCACACCGCTCCCCATAACCGTTGATGGTCCCCTGGACCATGGTGACACCGCTCTTAACAGCACTCAGGGAATTGGCCAAGGCCAGACCGCAATCGTCATGGGCGTGGATCCCCGTGGGGACATCCACCTCCGGCATGACTTCACTGATGATCTTCTCGATTTCGTCCGGCAGGCTCCCGCCGTTGGTATCGCAAAAAACGATCCGATCGGCCCCTCCCTCCGCTGCGGCCTTCACGGTCTCAAAGGCATAGGAGGGGTTTCTCTTGTACCCGTCGAAGAAATGTTCTGCGTCGTAAATAACCTCCCTCCCCTTTTCCTTTAAATAGGCCACCGTCTCCCGGATCATGGCGAGGTTTTCCTCCAGAGACACCCCGAGAATTTCGGTGGCGTGGATATCCCAGCTTTTGCCGAAGACCGTCACAGTCCCGACCCCGGTATCCAGGAGGGCCTGGATGCTGGGATCTTCTTCCGGTCTCAGGCTGGCGCGACGTGTACTCCCAAAGGCGGCAAGCCGTGTCCGATTAAAAGGGATCTGTCGGGCCATGTCAAAAAACCTGGCATCCTTCGGGTTGGAACCCGGCCAGCCTCCTTCTACATAGTGGATACCGAAATCATCCAACTTCCGGCACACCCTGATCTTGTCCTCGGCGGAAAAATTGATCTGCTCCCCCTGGGTACCGTCTCTGAGTGTCGTGTCGTATAGCAGGATTTGCCTTCCCATTTTCCATGCTCCCCCCGCAACCAAAAAAAAGATCCGTTATCAGGCGGGCCTGATAACGGATCTTGTGATGAACTGGTTTGAGCGTTAAGTCATTATCAGGCCCGGGGGTCTTGGAATTACCCCAAGCAGGAGAAGCAGCAGGGATACAAGTATCCCTACTGCGCTGATAATGACGATAATGTTATGGACCAGATTCATTTTTTCTTTTATTTTGCTGCCGAATTAAAATTAAAAAGCATTTTTAATCTATTTCAGATACAATGTCAAGAAATTTTTCGGCCTTTTGCTACTATCCCTCAAATCGTCCTTCCCTTACTGAAACTTGAATCAAACCGGCATCAAGTTCATTCAAGGATCTCGATGCCTTGGATCCGCCCCCCGCCGAATTCGTTCACGGCCTCTGCCGCCACTCCCAGACCGTACCGGAGATGATCGGTTCCGATGCCGGGGATGCCGAAGGCATAAAAAAGGACGTTTTCGGTTTCGCTCCGCACCCGGGTCTTCTCGTCCGCGCCCTGGCACAGGACACACACGATGGCCTTTTCATCCCTCAGGACTATTTCTCCTTCCTTTGTTTGAAACTCCCGTCCGCCCATTCCTTCAGAGACTTCCCCCTCCCCGGCCACATCCAGGGTCAAACGCCCCTCGAAACGATCAAGATCCGTCACGGCCACCAGGATACCCGCGCACATTTCCGCCATTATATGGGCGTCCACGAAGAGGTCATAGCGAGGGAAGCCACTGTGAATAGTCCGCTTCAGGTGCTTCGGCAAAGGGCATTCATATCCGAATCCTCGGAAGAACCGATCATAGGCCTCGATCCGCTCCGTGATCCGTGCCAGGGTCTCCCTTTTCCTCATTCTTCGGAGAAGTCTCCTTTTGTAAGCGTCGAATCCCGGGGGATTGGGGTGATTTCGGCATCCACGGATCATGGACCACCCGAAAGGTACTCCAGGATACCGCTTCCTGTAAGCCTCCGAAACGCTCAGATGGAGTTTGGTCATGGTTCACCCTCTCCTTCTCCGCCCGGGGCGTCCCTTCTGGACAAGCTGTGAACACGAGGGTTCCCGCTCGGATTGAATGATCTTAAAAGAAGCTCATATCAACCCCTCCGGCCCCTGTCAATTCCCCCTTTTCAGGCCGATCAATATAATCCTTATTCATAATCTTTCCTCCTTGAACATTTCCCTCGAATATGCTTCACTCGCACATGAAAGTCCTTGAAGGGAATCCGCCTCCCGGGACCTTACGCGATCGGTTCCGGTACACTTTCCCTGAGCCAGAAATGAAAGCGGAGGTTGTTGACGACGTGGGACCCGAGGAAAAAATCACATTTGAAGAAAATCGGCTGATGGTCCCGAACCATCCCGTCATTCCTTATATTGAAGGAGACGGCATAGGACCCGATATCTGGAAGGCGGCGGCCCGTGTACTGGACCGGGCCGTTGAACTCTGCTGGGAAGGGACCCGGAGGCTCGTCTGGAAAGAGGTCCTGGCCGGGGAAAAGGCCCACCGGGAAACCGGGAGATGGCTGCCCCAGGAGACCATCGAGGCCTTCAGGGAATACAGGGTCGGGATCAAAGGCCCCCTTACCACGCCTGTCGGAGAAGGCATCCGCAGCCTCAACGTCGCCTTGAGGCACAAGCTGGATCTCTATGCCTGCATAAGGCCGGTCCGTTATTTCCGGGGGGTGCCAAGCCCTGTCAAAGAACCCGGGAAAGTCGACATGGTCGTTTTCCGGGAAAACACGGAAGATGTCTATGCAGGCATGGAACTGGAGGCCGGGCGGGAAGAAACCCGGAATCTTATGGACTACTTTTCCCGAGAACTCGGCTGGCGCATCCGGCCCGATTCGGGCATAGGGATCAAACCCATAAGTAAGACGGGCAGCCGCCGTCTTATCAAGGCTGCCCTTGATTACGCCTTGGCCAAGGGGAGACGGAGCATCACCCTTGTTCATAAGGGAAACATCCAAAAATTCACCGAAGGGGCCTTCAGAAACTGGGGATATGAACTCGCCCGGGAACTTTACCCGGATAAGACCGCTTCCTGGGAAGAAGCGAAGGGGGGCTCTTCAGGGGGAAAGGTCCTTATCAAAGACACCATCGCGGACATCTTCTTTCAGCAGGCCCTGACCCGGCCGGAAGATTTCGATATCATCGCCACCACCAATCTGAATGGGGACTATATCTCCGACGCCCTGGCCGCCCAAGTGGGAGGGGTCGGAATGGCCCCCGGCGCCAATATCAATTACGAAACCGGCTATGCCATCTTCGAGGCCACACACGGTACGGCCCCTAAATATGCCGGCCTTGACAAGGTGAACCCTTCTTCCTTGATCCTGAGCGGGGCCATGATGCTCGACCATCTGGGCTGGTCCGAAGCGGCGCGGCGGATCGAGATGGGCCTGGAGAAAACCTTTTCATCACGCAAGGTCACTTACGATCTTGCCAGGCTCATGGACGGGGCTGAAGAGGTATCCTGCTCGGGATTCGCCGATCTGGTCTGCGAAAATATGGTCTAGGGCAAGGCTTTGTCCGCCCTGGTAAAAGAACCGGAAACATTGATCCACATTGGAATAAAATCCACCACAATTTTCTCCTTGACGAGGGGGGAGAAATTTGTATAGTTAAATGTATGCCGCTTGTATACAAAAAATATAATACCATTCCATTTCAACACATAAAGCCCATTCCATGAAAATAACCGTCCCTTCAAAAATGGATGAGATGTCCTTGACCGAGCGCGTGTATCGGGATCTTCGAAACGCCATCATCACCGGTCAAATTCCCGGCGGAACCAGGATGATCGAGGCCGCGTTGGCCGATCAGATGGGGGTAAGCAGAACCCCCGTCAGGGAGGCCTTGAAAAGATTCGCCCAGGAGGGTCTTGTCTATTCCATTCCTCGGGCCGGATACGTGGTCGAGGACTTGTCTGACGAAGATGTCGAGGATCTCTTCGCCGTCCGCACGGCCATTGAACAGATCGTGGCCCGATGGGCTCTGCCTAAGATTACAGATGAAGAAATCTCCCTTCTCAAAAAAAACCTGGATGAAACGGACGAGGTGCTCCGAAGCGGCCGGACTGAAAAGATGATTGACCTGGATATCGAATTTCACCACATCATTTACAAGGCATGCCGGAGCAAACGGCTTTACTTGATCAGCAAAAATCTGGGAGACCACACCCTGAAATTCCGTATCGCATGCATCCATATTCCTGAAATCGCCGAGCGTGCCAGGGATGATCATAAAAAAATTTATCAGGCGATAGCGGCAAGAGATCCCGTAGAAACGGAAAAGGCCATCTCCGCCCACCTCATGGTGGTCAAGGAGGATATCCTCAGCTTTTTGAAACGTTCCAGGGAAAAACAGTTCATCAGACAGGGCCTTGATTGATCGTCTTGGGGGAAGTCGAAATCCGGATGGCCGAAGAACAGTTTCGGTTCAGGGCACCGCGGGCCTCTCAGGGAACGCGGCCCATTACCGGGACTTTTCGCAAGGTCTTCCTCTTTCGTCCTCTTAACACACCTCTTAACACACCTACAAAAGGAGGGGCATTATGAAAAAATTTCTTATGTTGGGGTTTGTCGTGATCGGTCTGTTGATCCTGTCAGCTTCACCATTACTCGCAGGAAAAGTTTCCAAAGGCATCCATGTCGGGAATGCCGGGGCCTTCACCGGGGACGCGGCTGCACCCTGTATGGAAATCTTCAATTCCGCCCAGATCGCCGTAGATGAGTGGAATGCAAAGGGGGGCATCCAAGGTGTGAAGATCAAGCACATTATGGGTGATGACGCCATGGATCCAGCCCAAGGTGTCAACGTGGCCCAGAAATTCGTCGCCGATAAGCTGATGTACGGCGTTATCGGTCCCCCCATGAGCCACATCGCCCAGGCCACCATGAAGATTTACGGCGCCGCAAACCTCGCATGCATTACCACCGCCGCCTCCAAACCGTCCCTCACCGAACAGGGGTACAAGCACTTTTTCCGTGTCAACGCCAGGAACGATGCCCATGGCTGGAACTGTGCCCTTTTTATCAAGAGACACCTAAAGGCCAAAAAGGTGGCCATTCTCAACGAAAAGGTGGCCTATTGCGAAAACCTGGCCACTGAAACCATCCGGGGGCTCAAAAAGTTGGGAATCACCGATATCTTCCAGGACACCATCGTGGCCGGGGCCAAAGACTTTTCTCCCGTCCTTACCAAGGTCAAGGCCTATAATCCCGATGTCCTTTTCTTCGTGGCCACTACGGCTCCGGACCAGGCCATCGGCGTGCGGCAGGCGAGAGAACTGGGCATCAAGGCCGTGTTTTTCGGAACAGAAGGTGCCAGGGACAAAAACGACTTCATCGCCGCAGCCGAGGGTGCGGCCGAGGGAGCCTATGTGTATCATTTCGCCCCGGATATCTACAGCATTCCCGAGGCAGCCGGCTATGTGAAGAAGTACGAGTCGAAGTACGGAACCCTCAGCGGATTCGGTCCTCCCGCCTATGAGGCCATGAACATCCTTCTCACCGCAATCGACAAGGCGGCCAAGGACGGCGATATCACCCGAAAAGAAGTCGTAAAATACCTCCATGAAACCAAGGGGTACAAAGGCATTTTAGGGTTCCCGGTGACCTTCGACGAGAAAGGCGACCTTGAGGGTGGCGCGACTTACTTCTTCCGCGTGGAAGGGAAAGATTTCAAGCAGGTTACCGTCATGACCGGAAAGTAATCCGGTCTTCCGGGAGGTCCTGACCCCGGAGGGAGATTAACTCGTGTCCATCCATAAATAGGCAATTTTATTCAAGGTCAAGGAAGGCGAAGATTTTAACCACAGGAATACATTGAAGTATTTCGAGGATTAAAATCTGAGCCTGACCTGTCTGCCGTGCCTGCCTGCCCCTTGGAATGGCAGATAGGCCCGGCACAGGCAGGCGCAGAGATTGGAGAAAATCTGTAAGTGGTCGGGGAGGAGGTTCCCCGGCCACATTTTCCCGGCCCTTACTCAACTTCACGGTGAGCAAGAAATATGGACTTTTACCTCCAACTCCAGCAACTTCCCCAGCAACTGGTAAACGGCCTGACCTTGGGGGGAGTTTACGCCCTGATCGCCATTGGATACACCATGGTCTACGGCATCCTTTTCATGCTGAACTTCGCCCACGGTGAAGTTTACATGATCGGGGGGTTCGCCGGGTGGTGGGTGCTTCATCTACTTACACGGAACAATGTCCCCATAATGCATGCCGCCTTGGTGATCTCCCTCATGATCGTCATCGCCATGGGAGTGACGGGTCTCCTGGGAATCACCATAGAAAGATTCGCCTATCGACCCCTCAGGAAGGCCCCCAGGATGAATCTCCTGTTGAGTGCCCTCGGGGTATCCATCTTCCTGCAAAACCTCGTGCTCACTTACCAGGGGGCCAAGGTACGGTTCTTCCATGTCACTTCACTTATCCCTGAGGGGCTGCGCGTTTTCCAAGTGGGAAACGTCGTCCTTTCCTTCATGAAGATCCTGGTCCTCTCCGTTACTTTCCTTCTCATGGGACTCCTGACCTTTCTGGTCAAGAAAACCAAGGTCGGCAAGGCGATGAGGGCCACGGCCCAGGATATCGAGGCCGCCACATTCATGGGCATAGACGTGGATCGCATCATTGTGCTCGTTTTCCTCATCGGCTCAGCCCTGGGTGGGGCCGCCGGGACCCTTGTGGGGCTTCTCTTCACCCAGGTGGACTACTACGTGGGATTCCAGGCGGGCCTCAAGGGATTCACGGCCGCTGTGCTCGGGGGTATCGGAAACATTGCCGGGGCCATGTTGGGCGGCATTATCCTCGGCCTTCTCGAATCCCTCGCCACCACCTTCTTTCCCTCGGCTTACAAGGACGTGGTTGCCTTCGTTATCCTTATACTCGTTCTCATCTTCAGGCCTTCGGGTCTGCTCGGGGAAAAGATACCGGAAAAAGTCTGATGGAAACATATACGCAGGAAAACCCATTGAAACTGAAGTCCAGAGTCGCCCTCTGGGGAGGGCTGTTGTTGCTGCTCGCACTCTCCCCCCATATTATGCCCAACAATTACTGGCTTCGAATTCAAACCATGGCCGGTCTCTACGTCATGCTCGCTCTCGGATTGAACGTGGTGGCCGGATTCGCGGGTCTCCTGGACCTTGCCTATGTCGCCTTCTTTGGTATCGGGGCCTATATCTTTGCCTTCCTCTCGTCCGAGCAGTTCGGC from Deltaproteobacteria bacterium carries:
- a CDS encoding citramalate synthase; the protein is MGRQILLYDTTLRDGTQGEQINFSAEDKIRVCRKLDDFGIHYVEGGWPGSNPKDARFFDMARQIPFNRTRLAAFGSTRRASLRPEEDPSIQALLDTGVGTVTVFGKSWDIHATEILGVSLEENLAMIRETVAYLKEKGREVIYDAEHFFDGYKRNPSYAFETVKAAAEGGADRIVFCDTNGGSLPDEIEKIISEVMPEVDVPTGIHAHDDCGLALANSLSAVKSGVTMVQGTINGYGERCGNVDLIAVVGNLQFKMGYEVLPTENLRKLTELSRYVSEIANVPPFNQRPFVGKSAFAHKGGVHVSAILKNPVAYEHMEPELVGNRRRVLVSDLSGKSNIEYKTQEMDIKLGGNGYTSRKIVEEIKRLEDQGYEFEAAEGSLELLIKKATGQLEEPFSLESFRVTIEKNGKGPSASQATIKISVGDEQEITAAEGDGPVNALDNALRKALHKFYPEIREMRLVDFKTRVIEGSDGTAARVRVQIESRDAKEIWSTIGVSTNIIEASWQALADSVQYKLSRSVNGKKE
- the icd gene encoding NADP-dependent isocitrate dehydrogenase — translated: MKAEVVDDVGPEEKITFEENRLMVPNHPVIPYIEGDGIGPDIWKAAARVLDRAVELCWEGTRRLVWKEVLAGEKAHRETGRWLPQETIEAFREYRVGIKGPLTTPVGEGIRSLNVALRHKLDLYACIRPVRYFRGVPSPVKEPGKVDMVVFRENTEDVYAGMELEAGREETRNLMDYFSRELGWRIRPDSGIGIKPISKTGSRRLIKAALDYALAKGRRSITLVHKGNIQKFTEGAFRNWGYELARELYPDKTASWEEAKGGSSGGKVLIKDTIADIFFQQALTRPEDFDIIATTNLNGDYISDALAAQVGGVGMAPGANINYETGYAIFEATHGTAPKYAGLDKVNPSSLILSGAMMLDHLGWSEAARRIEMGLEKTFSSRKVTYDLARLMDGAEEVSCSGFADLVCENMV
- a CDS encoding GntR family transcriptional regulator: MKITVPSKMDEMSLTERVYRDLRNAIITGQIPGGTRMIEAALADQMGVSRTPVREALKRFAQEGLVYSIPRAGYVVEDLSDEDVEDLFAVRTAIEQIVARWALPKITDEEISLLKKNLDETDEVLRSGRTEKMIDLDIEFHHIIYKACRSKRLYLISKNLGDHTLKFRIACIHIPEIAERARDDHKKIYQAIAARDPVETEKAISAHLMVVKEDILSFLKRSREKQFIRQGLD
- a CDS encoding branched-chain amino acid ABC transporter substrate-binding protein — protein: MKKFLMLGFVVIGLLILSASPLLAGKVSKGIHVGNAGAFTGDAAAPCMEIFNSAQIAVDEWNAKGGIQGVKIKHIMGDDAMDPAQGVNVAQKFVADKLMYGVIGPPMSHIAQATMKIYGAANLACITTAASKPSLTEQGYKHFFRVNARNDAHGWNCALFIKRHLKAKKVAILNEKVAYCENLATETIRGLKKLGITDIFQDTIVAGAKDFSPVLTKVKAYNPDVLFFVATTAPDQAIGVRQARELGIKAVFFGTEGARDKNDFIAAAEGAAEGAYVYHFAPDIYSIPEAAGYVKKYESKYGTLSGFGPPAYEAMNILLTAIDKAAKDGDITRKEVVKYLHETKGYKGILGFPVTFDEKGDLEGGATYFFRVEGKDFKQVTVMTGK
- a CDS encoding branched-chain amino acid ABC transporter permease; amino-acid sequence: MDFYLQLQQLPQQLVNGLTLGGVYALIAIGYTMVYGILFMLNFAHGEVYMIGGFAGWWVLHLLTRNNVPIMHAALVISLMIVIAMGVTGLLGITIERFAYRPLRKAPRMNLLLSALGVSIFLQNLVLTYQGAKVRFFHVTSLIPEGLRVFQVGNVVLSFMKILVLSVTFLLMGLLTFLVKKTKVGKAMRATAQDIEAATFMGIDVDRIIVLVFLIGSALGGAAGTLVGLLFTQVDYYVGFQAGLKGFTAAVLGGIGNIAGAMLGGIILGLLESLATTFFPSAYKDVVAFVILILVLIFRPSGLLGEKIPEKV